In Deltaproteobacteria bacterium, the sequence GCGCCGTTGTCCCGTGGAGTTGGGCGATGTCCCACAGCGTATCGCCGCGTCTCACGACATGATGCAGGCCCTGGTCGTCACCGGCCGTTTCCGCAACCCGTGGCTTGTCCACTGCCCGCGGCCTGTCCACTACCCTGACGGACCGACCCTTCCCGCGGGACCTGGCCGCCGACCAGCCCGGGATCTCCAATCGTTGCCCGATACGCAAGAGGTGGGCGCTCCGCAGGTCGTTGATCGCCTGGATCGCGCCCGCCGACGTACCGTAGACTCTTGCGATCCCGGAGAGCGTATCGCCTCGGCTGACCACATGGTACGGGAATGACGACGTCGGCCCGATGCCCGCCAAGGCCTTGCGGAACCATTGCCCCTGCGGTTCCGGCGCCTTGAGGCGATAGCCTTTCGGCAACCACGCCGCACGACGGCTCAACGCGGGATTCCACTTGAGAAACTCCGCTCGCGATACGCGGCTGCGGCGCAGCAGCGAAGACACAGAGACGCGTTTCGTGAGGCTGATCTCTTCCAGGTGAACCAGGGGATCGCGGCGGACGTGGGGCAGGTGACGATCGACCTCGCGCATGATGTGCACGGCCGCGAGAAACTCGGCGTAGAAATTCTTGGAAGCGAACTTGAAGGTGCGGCTGCGATAACGCCTTATGATGGTGGTGATGTCCCGCGTGCCGACCCGGCGCACCGCCCTCTTCATGCCGGCGCGCCCGTGGTTGTAGGCGGTCACGGCCAGCGGCCATGTGCGGAGCTCCCGGTAGTTCTCCTGCAAGAGGCGCGCCGCGGCCCGGGTCGCCTCCATCGGATCCCTGCGCTCGTCCACGAGCCGCGTCACCCGCATGTACCGTTGCCCCGTGCGCGGCATGAACTGCCACATGCCGACGGCGCCGCGGAACGAACGCGCGTCGTTCCTGAACGACGACTCTACGAGAGGCAGGTAGGTCAACTCCACCGGCAGCCCGCGGGCGGCAAAGACCTTGCGCATGTGCTCCAGGTAGCGGCCGGACCGTCGCACCCCGCTCTCGAAACGCTCGCGGATGCCCCGCTGCGCCCTGATCCGACTTGACGGGATGCCGCGCCGCTGGAGCCGCGCGCGCACCGAACGAAACACCCTTCGGGTACTCGCGTTCCGCTTGACCTTGACCACCTCGTGTATCCGCGACATGTCCCGGGGATCGAAGAACACGAGCTGGGTGGAGTCGTAGTCGAGAAAAATCGCCTTCCAGAACTTGACGGCGGGCTCGAGGCCGGCGGGTATGGCGAACGGATCGGCTTGCTTGGAGGCCTGTACGCGCGCCAAGGCGTCGGGCGCGTAGGGCATGCTGCCGCAAAGGAGGACGAGAAGACTCGCCAAGGCCACGAAGAAGCGGGTCGTGCAGACGCGCGTCATGCAGAACTCCTTCAAAAGCATCGGCTTAGAGTAATCGGTGTAAACCTGTTTGTCAAATATACAGGCCTACTGCCCGAAAAAACTCCACTTTCGAGTCAGTCGCCCGGCCCTGTCGGCGGCTATT encodes:
- a CDS encoding LysM peptidoglycan-binding domain-containing protein, translated to MTRVCTTRFFVALASLLVLLCGSMPYAPDALARVQASKQADPFAIPAGLEPAVKFWKAIFLDYDSTQLVFFDPRDMSRIHEVVKVKRNASTRRVFRSVRARLQRRGIPSSRIRAQRGIRERFESGVRRSGRYLEHMRKVFAARGLPVELTYLPLVESSFRNDARSFRGAVGMWQFMPRTGQRYMRVTRLVDERRDPMEATRAAARLLQENYRELRTWPLAVTAYNHGRAGMKRAVRRVGTRDITTIIRRYRSRTFKFASKNFYAEFLAAVHIMREVDRHLPHVRRDPLVHLEEISLTKRVSVSSLLRRSRVSRAEFLKWNPALSRRAAWLPKGYRLKAPEPQGQWFRKALAGIGPTSSFPYHVVSRGDTLSGIARVYGTSAGAIQAINDLRSAHLLRIGQRLEIPGWSAARSRGKGRSVRVVDRPRAVDKPRVAETAGDDQGLHHVVRRGDTLWDIAQLHGTTARAIRRANRVQSVRRLRVGQRLEIPGTQKVAKPRRLYHRVRRGETLSAIADRYRVSLAALQRANGIRNRNRIHVGQRLRIPGTQS